TCATTGCGCAGCTGCTGTTTCTGGAGGCGGAGGACCCTGAGAAGGACATCAATCTCTATATCAATTCGCCGGGGGGCAGCGTGACGGCTGGGCTCGGCATCTACGATACGATGCAGTACGTCAAACCGCCGATCAACACGATCTGCCTAGGCCAGGCGGCGAGCATGGGCGCGCTGCTGCTGACGGCGGGCACCAAGGGCAAGCGGTTCGCACTGCCGAACGCGCGGGTGATGATTCATCAGCCGATGGGCGGCTTTCAGGGGCAGGCGACCGAGATCGACATTCACGCGCGGGAGATTCTCAAAATCCGCGAGCGGCTCAACGAAATCATGGCCAAGCACACGGGCCAGCCGCTCGACAAGATCGCGCAGGACACCGAACGGGACTATTTCATGTCGGGCGAAGAGGCCAAGCGGTATGGGCTGATCGATGAGGTTATCGTCCGACCGCCGAAAGCGCTCAAGGGTGTCGGCAAGGACGCCGATGGAGACGGCAAGGGGAAGTAGCGCGCGCCACACACCGCTATAATGGGGAGACGGCATGCCCAAGCAGGATAAGACAGACCGGCATCTGCGGTGCTCGTTCTGCGGGAAGAGCCGGGACGAAGTCCGCAAGCTGATCGCTGGTCCCACCGTCTACATCTGCGACGAGTGCGTCAACCTCTGCAATGACATCATCGCGGAGGATTGGGAGGAGGCGAAGGAGGAGATTTCCTCCAAGCTTCGTAAGCCCCACGAGATCAAGCACCACCTCGACCAGTACGTCATCGGGCAGGACCGCGCCAAAAAGGTCCTCTCGGTGGCCGTCCATAACCACTACAAGCGGATCGCCGCCAGCGAAGTCGACGACGTCGAGCTTCAAAAGGGCAACATTCTGATGATCGGGCCGACCGGTACGGGCAAGACCCTGCTGGCGCAGACTCTGGCTAAATATCTGGACGTGCCCTTCACGCTCGCAGACGCCACCACGCTGACGGAGGCGGGCTACGTTGGCGAAGACGTCGAGAACATCATCCTCAAGCTGCTCCAGGCCTCCGACTACGACGTCGAGCGCGCCGAGCGCGGCATCGTCTACATTGATGAGATCGACAAGATCAGCCGCAAGAGTGACAGCCCGTCCATCACTCGCGACGTGTCGGGCG
The sequence above is a segment of the Nitrospira sp. genome. Coding sequences within it:
- the clpP gene encoding ATP-dependent Clp endopeptidase proteolytic subunit ClpP gives rise to the protein MLVPIVVEQTNRGERAYDIYSRLLKDRIIFLGAPIDDVFANLVIAQLLFLEAEDPEKDINLYINSPGGSVTAGLGIYDTMQYVKPPINTICLGQAASMGALLLTAGTKGKRFALPNARVMIHQPMGGFQGQATEIDIHAREILKIRERLNEIMAKHTGQPLDKIAQDTERDYFMSGEEAKRYGLIDEVIVRPPKALKGVGKDADGDGKGK